The following are encoded in a window of Paenibacillaceae bacterium GAS479 genomic DNA:
- a CDS encoding NitT/TauT family transport system permease protein, giving the protein MSELELLGGSPSPGNRRGGKDRENGDSSSGKGNCGSDSENVKGSGNDNGNGGEGLVSGCYSEKSNGSGRRSSGRGDRGQRPKLSSTADSGWIEEIHRSYLSRQRRTSAAVLTVQLLLLAAFIGLWEAAGRLRWIDPLLFSYPTKIASLLASSSLDGTLWPHVGITVAETAAGFLLGTLVGTALAALLWWFPFLARVCDPYLVVFNSLPKVALGPIFIVALGQGFMSILAVTLTMTVIVTTIGIYNRFRDMEPGLVKVVRLLGGSRWQLFRLVILPGSFPVIISTLKVNVGLAWVGVIVGEFLVAKEGLGYLIIYGFQVFNFTLVLSTLVVIAAAATLMYQGVALMEKRLVAGGRDS; this is encoded by the coding sequence ATGAGCGAGCTTGAGCTGCTCGGAGGCAGTCCGTCGCCGGGCAATCGTAGGGGCGGGAAGGATAGAGAAAACGGCGATTCCAGCAGCGGCAAGGGCAATTGCGGTAGTGACAGTGAAAACGTGAAAGGCAGCGGAAACGATAACGGGAACGGCGGCGAGGGACTCGTAAGCGGTTGTTACAGCGAGAAAAGCAACGGCAGTGGGCGCAGGAGTAGCGGCCGTGGTGACCGGGGCCAGCGGCCAAAACTGTCCTCCACCGCGGACAGCGGATGGATAGAGGAAATTCACCGCAGTTATCTAAGTCGCCAGCGCAGAACGAGCGCTGCAGTGCTGACCGTTCAGTTGTTGCTGCTTGCTGCTTTTATCGGTCTGTGGGAAGCTGCGGGTAGGCTGCGCTGGATCGACCCGCTGCTATTCAGTTACCCAACTAAAATTGCAAGCCTGCTGGCCAGCTCCAGCTTGGACGGTACGCTTTGGCCACATGTCGGCATAACGGTGGCGGAGACGGCAGCGGGTTTTCTGCTTGGAACGCTCGTCGGCACGGCGCTGGCGGCGCTACTCTGGTGGTTTCCTTTTCTGGCTAGGGTGTGCGATCCTTATCTGGTTGTGTTCAACAGCTTGCCGAAAGTGGCGTTGGGGCCGATCTTCATCGTTGCGCTCGGACAGGGCTTCATGTCCATCCTCGCCGTGACGCTGACGATGACCGTCATCGTCACAACAATCGGCATCTACAATCGCTTTCGCGACATGGAGCCGGGTCTAGTCAAGGTTGTCCGCCTGCTCGGAGGCTCCAGATGGCAGCTGTTCCGGCTTGTCATCCTGCCGGGCTCGTTCCCGGTCATTATTTCGACGCTGAAGGTAAACGTAGGGCTCGCCTGGGTCGGCGTTATCGTCGGCGAATTCCTCGTGGCGAAGGAAGGGCTTGGCTACCTGATCATTTACGGTTTCCAAGTGTTCAACTTCACGCTTGTGCTCTCTACGCTCGTTGTCATCGCGGCTGCGGCCACGCTTATGTATCAGGGTGTCGCGCTGATGGAGAAACGCCTCGTTGCCGGTGGTCGGGATAGTTAA
- a CDS encoding NitT/TauT family transport system ATP-binding protein yields the protein MAANEKLMLELRSVSHVYVGKQGASLAVEDMSLMVVRGEFISLVGPSGCGKTTVLSLLAGLFPPASGKILMGGRPVEKPSAKVGYMLQQDCLLPWRTIRDNAALGLQIGGASAAQAHAAAERLLEEVGLAGTGSRYPGELSGGMRQRVALARTLAPDPEVLLLDEPFSALDMHIKMQLEDLVQATLRKLGKTAVLVTHDLAEAAAMSDRVLVLGRNPGHIRTELRVPEELRVLPPTEARKHPAFQAVFDALWEEMGADEKDGGNSE from the coding sequence ATGGCGGCGAATGAAAAATTGATGCTTGAGCTGCGCTCGGTGTCCCATGTCTATGTCGGCAAGCAGGGCGCTTCGCTGGCAGTAGAGGATATGAGCCTAATGGTCGTCCGAGGCGAGTTCATTAGCTTAGTCGGCCCAAGCGGCTGCGGCAAAACGACGGTGCTTAGCTTGCTGGCGGGGCTGTTCCCACCGGCCTCGGGCAAGATTCTGATGGGCGGTCGACCGGTAGAGAAGCCGTCGGCCAAGGTCGGATACATGCTGCAGCAGGATTGTCTGCTGCCATGGCGCACAATTCGGGATAATGCGGCTCTTGGGCTCCAAATTGGCGGCGCTTCAGCAGCGCAGGCCCATGCGGCGGCGGAGCGACTGCTGGAAGAGGTCGGGCTGGCCGGTACGGGCAGCCGATACCCCGGCGAGCTTTCCGGCGGCATGCGGCAGCGGGTCGCTTTGGCCCGCACATTGGCTCCAGATCCAGAAGTACTACTGCTGGATGAGCCGTTTTCGGCGCTCGACATGCATATCAAAATGCAGCTGGAAGATCTCGTGCAGGCGACGCTGCGTAAGCTTGGCAAAACGGCAGTACTCGTCACCCATGATCTGGCCGAGGCGGCCGCTATGAGCGACCGGGTGCTCGTGCTCGGACGGAATCCCGGCCATATCCGCACAGAGCTGCGGGTTCCGGAGGAGCTCCGCGTTCTTCCTCCGACTGAGGCGCGCAAACATCCGGCTTTCCAGGCGGTGTTCGATGCCCTGTGGGAAGAGATGGGAGCGGACGAGAAGGATGGAGGGAATTCGGAATGA
- a CDS encoding NitT/TauT family transport system substrate-binding protein, with translation MKRKAITGLLLAAALAASAMLSGCAGKTDGTVKVRIGEVTRSLFYAPQYVALSKGFFKAEGLDVELQTTAGGDKTMTALLSGGIDVALVGSETSIYVYQQGAEDPVINFAQVTQTDGTFLVSRSGKELDWNSLKGSTFLGQRKGGMPQMAGEFTLKKKGIDPKKDLNLIQNIDFANITAAYASGTGDYVQLFEPQASMMEQEGKGKVVASFGVESGQLPYTVFMSKQSYISKNRDTVQKFTNALQKAQLWVKEHSAEDIADAVGSYFPQTDKTIIVSSIDRYKKQGSYADNPTIDGTEWNNLLDVMNSAGELKQRTEHDVLVDNSFAEKAGK, from the coding sequence ATGAAAAGAAAGGCGATAACCGGCCTGCTGCTCGCAGCAGCATTGGCAGCGTCGGCAATGCTATCAGGCTGCGCTGGGAAGACAGATGGAACGGTCAAAGTACGCATCGGTGAAGTGACTCGTTCGTTGTTCTATGCTCCTCAGTATGTAGCTCTTTCCAAGGGCTTTTTCAAGGCGGAAGGGCTTGATGTAGAGCTGCAAACGACGGCTGGCGGCGACAAAACGATGACGGCGCTGCTCTCCGGGGGAATTGATGTGGCGTTAGTAGGATCTGAAACTTCCATCTATGTGTATCAGCAGGGGGCGGAAGATCCGGTTATCAATTTTGCACAGGTGACGCAGACGGATGGCACCTTCCTCGTGTCCCGCTCCGGTAAGGAGCTGGACTGGAATAGCCTCAAGGGGTCGACTTTCCTGGGGCAGAGAAAGGGCGGCATGCCGCAGATGGCTGGCGAATTCACGCTGAAGAAAAAAGGCATCGATCCGAAAAAGGATCTCAACTTGATCCAGAACATTGATTTCGCCAATATTACAGCAGCCTATGCATCCGGCACAGGCGATTATGTGCAGCTGTTCGAGCCTCAGGCGTCCATGATGGAACAGGAAGGCAAGGGCAAGGTTGTCGCTTCTTTTGGCGTGGAGAGCGGCCAGCTGCCTTATACCGTGTTCATGAGCAAGCAGAGTTATATTAGCAAAAATAGGGATACGGTCCAGAAATTCACCAATGCGCTGCAAAAAGCGCAATTGTGGGTGAAGGAACATAGCGCCGAGGACATTGCAGATGCGGTCGGATCATACTTCCCGCAAACCGATAAGACGATCATCGTCAGTTCGATTGATCGTTACAAGAAACAAGGCTCCTACGCCGACAATCCAACGATTGACGGAACGGAATGGAATAATCTACTCGATGTGATGAATTCGGCCGGAGAGCTGAAGCAGCGTACAGAGCATGATGTGCTGGTCGATAATTCCTTTGCAGAGAAGGCCGGGAAGTAA
- a CDS encoding asparagine synthase (glutamine-hydrolysing), with amino-acid sequence MCGIVAVYNRNGIPVNGELIQVMTDIIAHRGPDDAGHHVDGHIGLGFRRLSILDLEHGAQPLGSDESGVWLIFNGEIYNYVELREWLQGKGHRFHTQSDTEVILRLYEETGEQCVTYLRGMFGFVIWDKNQDLLFAARDPFGIKPVYYCETSAGYMISSEAKSLLASSMIDREVDGQSFYHYLTFQYVPEPATMFKGIHKLMAGHTMTIRNGMMKMEAYYTPTFNFDESRSFSDMAEEARSVLLDSVSKHRNSDVPRGAFLSGGVDSSSLVGMLQRLEPTQTFSVGFDEPGYSELELSARTAAYFGTDHQAISINAGTYLDELPNMVWHMDEPVADPSAAGIYFVSRLASQSVKVVFSGEGADEFFGGYNIYREPMSLQWITSMPKSMRKLAGHFSDLMPEGMKGKGFLARGSQSLQERYFGNAKIFLDQEKTFVLPKDLSHGYLPAQDITLPLYEQAVGYDDVTKMQYIDIHTWLRGNILMKADKMSMAHSLELRVPFLDTKVFEFASKIPTRYKISKQSTKLLLREAMKEFVPPDVQTRRKLGFPVPIRVWLRNEWYPWAKELIHSASNVPWIDRNNALRMLEDHREGKYDASRKLWTLLIFIIWYQMYIARSNPF; translated from the coding sequence ATGTGTGGAATTGTAGCTGTTTATAATCGTAATGGAATACCGGTTAACGGCGAGCTAATCCAAGTTATGACAGATATTATCGCGCATCGTGGACCGGACGATGCCGGTCATCATGTCGATGGTCATATCGGACTTGGCTTTCGTCGTCTGAGCATTTTAGATCTGGAGCACGGAGCTCAGCCGTTAGGAAGTGATGAGAGTGGAGTATGGCTTATCTTTAACGGTGAAATATACAATTATGTGGAGCTGCGTGAATGGCTGCAGGGAAAGGGACATCGATTCCACACTCAATCCGATACCGAGGTCATTCTTCGGCTGTATGAAGAAACCGGCGAGCAATGCGTGACTTATTTGCGTGGGATGTTCGGTTTCGTCATATGGGATAAAAATCAGGACCTGTTGTTTGCTGCGCGTGACCCATTCGGAATCAAGCCTGTCTATTATTGTGAAACGTCAGCAGGTTATATGATTTCATCCGAAGCTAAATCGCTGCTTGCCTCATCTATGATAGATCGAGAAGTGGACGGGCAGTCTTTCTATCACTACCTGACATTCCAGTACGTGCCCGAGCCAGCGACAATGTTCAAGGGTATTCATAAACTGATGGCTGGCCATACGATGACGATTAGAAACGGCATGATGAAGATGGAGGCCTACTACACACCAACATTTAACTTCGACGAATCTCGCTCTTTCTCAGATATGGCAGAGGAGGCGAGGTCGGTCCTGCTGGACTCTGTAAGCAAACATCGGAACAGCGACGTTCCAAGAGGAGCCTTCTTGTCCGGAGGCGTTGATTCCAGCAGTCTGGTGGGCATGCTGCAGCGTTTGGAGCCGACCCAAACCTTTTCGGTCGGTTTTGATGAACCTGGTTACAGCGAGTTGGAGTTGTCGGCGCGTACCGCTGCTTATTTTGGTACGGACCATCAAGCGATTTCAATTAATGCCGGAACCTATTTGGACGAACTTCCGAACATGGTTTGGCATATGGACGAACCCGTTGCCGATCCATCGGCTGCCGGCATTTATTTCGTTTCGCGTTTAGCGAGTCAATCGGTTAAAGTTGTCTTCTCTGGTGAAGGAGCCGATGAATTTTTTGGAGGGTACAATATTTACCGGGAACCGATGTCGCTGCAGTGGATTACATCCATGCCGAAAAGTATGCGCAAGCTGGCTGGACATTTTTCTGATCTGATGCCTGAAGGAATGAAAGGGAAGGGGTTCCTCGCACGCGGAAGCCAGTCCCTGCAAGAGCGTTATTTTGGGAACGCAAAAATTTTTCTGGATCAAGAGAAGACGTTTGTATTGCCAAAAGATCTGTCTCACGGGTATCTTCCGGCTCAAGACATCACGCTTCCTCTTTATGAGCAAGCTGTCGGTTACGATGATGTAACAAAAATGCAGTACATCGACATCCATACATGGCTGCGGGGAAATATATTGATGAAAGCGGACAAGATGTCGATGGCTCATTCCTTGGAATTGCGGGTTCCCTTTCTGGATACGAAGGTGTTTGAATTCGCGTCGAAAATACCAACGAGGTATAAAATTTCTAAACAATCAACAAAGCTGCTCCTTCGAGAAGCGATGAAAGAATTTGTCCCTCCAGATGTGCAAACTCGCAGAAAACTTGGTTTCCCGGTTCCGATCCGGGTTTGGTTGCGGAATGAATGGTACCCATGGGCGAAGGAGCTGATTCATTCAGCTTCGAATGTGCCTTGGATTGACCGTAATAATGCGCTCCGCATGCTGGAGGACCATCGGGAAGGTAAGTACGATGCAAGTCGTAAATTGTGGACGCTGCTAATCTTTATCATTTGGTATCAAATGTACATCGCGCGTTCCAATCCTTTTTAG
- a CDS encoding carboxypeptidase Taq: MIQVYSIAVKDERMMKFMAGTASTYDKALSDFRELDRKIRRYYEAVSLLGWDMRTGAPRKGLDGRSEVVGMLSSEAFQLATSPLAGELLEQLEEKEAFNQLDEIDRKLVLESRKNYDRSVKIPPKLYEEYVVLASQSESAWEEARKNNDYAAFQGYLDRVIGYTNQFIDLWGPKATRYDTLLDEYEPDMTVAELDGIFSSLRGELVPLAAAIAASPNKPSRSFLEGHFDREKQKEFSRYMLDQLGYDFEAGRIDESAHPFQTTINLKDVRITTRYLADDLTSALFGTIHEAGHALYEQNVSPKLAGTSLCAGTSMGIHESQSRFWENTIGRSRPFWQRYYGELQSRFPDQLRVSAEDFYRSQNTVQPSLIRIEADELTYNLHIIIRYEIEKMIFNEGAKAADLPAIWNEKYREYLGLTPPTDAVGVMQDVHWSAGLFGYFPSYSLGNMYAAQLSDTMERELPQTWELVAKGELAPIREWMTQRVHQYGKLRTPKEIILGATGKPLDSSHLVKYLRDKYTDIYKL, from the coding sequence ATGATTCAAGTGTATAGTATAGCTGTTAAAGATGAAAGGATGATGAAGTTCATGGCCGGAACCGCATCTACATATGATAAGGCTTTGTCTGATTTTCGCGAGTTAGATCGCAAGATTCGCCGATATTATGAGGCAGTGAGCCTGCTGGGCTGGGATATGCGCACCGGCGCACCGCGTAAAGGGCTGGACGGACGCTCCGAGGTTGTCGGCATGTTGTCGTCCGAGGCATTCCAACTGGCGACATCTCCACTCGCCGGCGAGCTGTTGGAGCAATTAGAGGAAAAGGAAGCATTCAATCAACTAGACGAGATCGATCGCAAGCTCGTGCTCGAGTCACGCAAAAACTATGACCGCAGCGTCAAAATTCCGCCCAAGCTGTACGAGGAGTATGTGGTGCTTGCCTCCCAATCCGAGTCTGCCTGGGAAGAAGCGCGTAAAAACAATGATTACGCAGCGTTCCAAGGTTATTTGGACCGGGTTATCGGTTATACGAACCAGTTCATTGATCTGTGGGGACCCAAAGCGACCCGATACGATACGCTGCTCGACGAATATGAGCCGGATATGACTGTGGCGGAGCTGGATGGCATTTTCAGCTCGCTGCGCGGGGAGCTTGTGCCGCTGGCAGCGGCAATTGCAGCTTCGCCGAATAAGCCGAGCCGCAGCTTCCTGGAAGGGCATTTTGACAGGGAGAAACAGAAGGAATTCAGCCGTTATATGCTCGACCAACTGGGTTATGATTTCGAGGCTGGCCGCATCGATGAGAGCGCGCATCCGTTCCAGACCACGATCAACCTGAAAGATGTGCGTATTACGACGCGTTATCTAGCAGATGATCTGACAAGCGCGTTGTTCGGCACGATCCATGAGGCGGGCCATGCGCTGTACGAGCAGAACGTCTCTCCAAAGCTGGCAGGAACGTCGCTTTGTGCAGGTACTTCGATGGGAATTCATGAGTCGCAGTCGCGTTTCTGGGAAAATACGATTGGTCGCAGCCGTCCGTTCTGGCAGCGTTACTACGGTGAGCTGCAGAGCCGTTTCCCGGATCAGCTTCGCGTATCAGCAGAGGATTTCTATCGTTCCCAAAATACGGTTCAGCCGTCGCTGATCCGAATCGAGGCGGATGAGCTTACGTACAATCTGCACATCATCATTCGTTATGAGATTGAGAAAATGATTTTCAACGAAGGAGCGAAAGCTGCGGATCTGCCAGCCATTTGGAATGAGAAATACCGTGAGTACCTTGGGCTTACACCGCCGACCGATGCGGTTGGCGTTATGCAGGATGTACACTGGAGCGCCGGACTATTCGGCTATTTCCCGTCTTACTCGCTCGGCAATATGTACGCGGCTCAGCTTTCCGATACGATGGAAAGGGAGCTGCCACAGACATGGGAGCTTGTCGCAAAAGGCGAATTGGCGCCGATCCGCGAGTGGATGACGCAGCGCGTGCATCAGTACGGCAAGCTGCGCACGCCGAAGGAAATCATTCTCGGTGCAACGGGCAAGCCGCTGGACTCGTCCCATTTGGTCAAGTACCTGCGGGACAAATACACCGACATTTACAAGCTTTAA
- a CDS encoding carbonic anhydrase: protein MNNIKQILSYNQQFVEEKKYEEYLTDRFPDKKMVILTCMDTRLTELLPRAMNLRNGDVKVLKNAGAIVTQPFGNIMRSILVATYELQAEEVLIIGHYNCGMTGIDPEAMIGKMISRGVPTSTLRTLKHSGVDFHRWLTGFDNVRTSVEKSVNIVRNHPLLPPGTPVHGLIIDPQTGKLDLVTDGYDFLKEEAVASNEM from the coding sequence ATGAACAACATTAAGCAGATTCTATCCTATAACCAGCAGTTCGTTGAAGAGAAGAAGTATGAGGAATATTTGACGGATCGCTTCCCTGACAAAAAAATGGTCATTCTGACCTGCATGGACACTCGGCTCACCGAGCTGCTGCCGCGGGCGATGAACCTGCGCAACGGCGATGTCAAAGTGCTCAAAAACGCCGGTGCGATTGTCACTCAGCCGTTCGGCAATATTATGCGCAGTATTCTCGTCGCGACCTATGAACTGCAAGCTGAAGAGGTGCTGATCATCGGCCACTACAATTGCGGCATGACGGGCATCGACCCCGAAGCGATGATTGGCAAAATGATCAGCCGCGGCGTACCCACGTCGACGCTCCGCACGCTCAAACATTCCGGTGTTGACTTCCACCGCTGGTTGACCGGCTTTGACAATGTCCGCACCAGCGTTGAGAAAAGCGTCAATATCGTACGCAACCATCCTCTGCTGCCGCCCGGCACGCCAGTGCATGGCTTGATCATCGATCCACAGACCGGCAAGCTGGATTTAGTCACTGACGGCTATGATTTTTTGAAGGAGGAAGCTGTGGCTTCCAATGAAATGTAA